A stretch of Methanocalculus natronophilus DNA encodes these proteins:
- a CDS encoding helix-turn-helix domain-containing protein, with translation MTIGERIRVRRKCLGLSLRDMAQKIERSHTTVDKFEKGLLVPDSGVLIRLSEVLEIPLAALLRPSRHTHEIPDGQISFRTKKISGKERMRIEAETKDWLERYLSIEELSGIRRIFEMPAGFPREVSCYDEVEQAADVLRKAWVLGDHPVDNLTSLLEDKGMKIGIIRGITKFDALCTRFGDDLVILMRDGLSYARQRFTLAHELGHCLLIPGDGMDHEKVMHRFAGAFLVPSTRAFFELGSSRRQISVHELALLKEKYGLSMSAWIYRASDLGIISADTHTRMRKEFSVLGWNRKEPGDEKAGDDPVSLESLVYRSLAEGIISVSKAAELLNQNIAEFYVLNGDASRDSTATVCH, from the coding sequence ATGACCATTGGAGAGCGTATCAGAGTACGGAGGAAGTGTCTTGGGCTGTCTCTGCGCGATATGGCACAGAAGATCGAGAGATCGCATACAACAGTGGATAAATTTGAAAAGGGTCTTCTCGTGCCTGATTCGGGGGTGTTGATCCGTCTGAGCGAAGTCCTTGAGATACCGCTTGCTGCACTTCTCAGGCCGTCCCGCCATACCCATGAGATACCAGATGGCCAGATCAGTTTCCGGACAAAAAAGATCAGCGGAAAGGAGAGAATGCGTATTGAAGCAGAGACGAAAGACTGGCTGGAGCGGTACCTCTCCATTGAAGAGCTGAGCGGAATCCGCAGAATATTTGAGATGCCTGCAGGATTCCCAAGAGAAGTCTCATGCTATGATGAGGTTGAGCAGGCAGCAGATGTTCTTCGGAAAGCCTGGGTTCTTGGGGATCATCCCGTTGATAACCTCACCTCATTGCTTGAAGATAAGGGCATGAAGATTGGGATCATCAGGGGGATTACGAAGTTCGATGCCCTCTGCACCCGTTTTGGGGATGATCTTGTCATCCTGATGCGAGATGGGCTCTCGTATGCACGGCAGAGGTTTACCCTTGCCCATGAGCTTGGTCACTGCCTCCTGATACCGGGGGACGGTATGGATCATGAAAAAGTAATGCACCGGTTTGCTGGTGCATTCCTGGTTCCATCCACACGAGCCTTCTTTGAACTTGGAAGCAGCCGCAGGCAGATATCTGTTCACGAACTTGCGCTCTTGAAAGAGAAGTACGGACTCTCAATGAGTGCATGGATATACAGGGCATCTGATCTTGGTATTATTTCAGCAGATACCCATACCAGGATGAGGAAAGAGTTCTCAGTGCTTGGATGGAATCGAAAGGAACCCGGTGATGAAAAGGCAGGCGATGATCCAGTCTCCCTCGAATCACTTGTCTATCGATCCCTTGCAGAAGGTATCATCTCTGTCTCAAAGGCAGCAGAACTCTTAAACCAGAATATCGCTGAATTTTACGTTCTGAATGGAGACGCTTCGCGTGACAGCACGGCAACTGTATGTCATTGA